Sequence from the Ancalomicrobiaceae bacterium S20 genome:
GCGTCGGCGCCGTTCTCGAGGATCTTGCCGACCACGATCGAGCCGTCGGCGCCGGCATTCGAGGCGATCTGACGCGCCGGGGCCTGGATGGCGCGGCGGACGATGTCGACACCGGTCTTCTGGTCGGAGTTGGCGACCTGGATGCCGTCGAGCACCTTGAGCGAGCGCAGCAGCGCCACGCCGCCGCCCGGCAGCACGCCTTCCTCCACCGCGGCGCGGGTCGCGTGCATGGCGTCGTCGACGCGGTCCTTCTTCTCCTTCACTTCAACCTCGGTCGCGCCGCCGACGCGGATCACCGCGACGCCGCCCGCGAGCTTGGCGAGACGCTCCTGCAGCTTCTCGCGGTCGTAGTCGGAGGTGGTCTCCTCGATCTGGGCGCGGATCTGGGCCACGCGCGCGTCGATCTCCTTCTTGGAGCCGGCGCCGTCGACGATCGTGGTGTTCTCCTTCTCGATCATCACGCGCTTGGCGCGGCCGAGCATGTCGATCGTGACGTTCTCGAGCTTGATGCCGAGGTCTTCCGAGATCACCTGGCCGTTGGTCAGGATCGCGATATCCTCGAGCATGGCCTTGCGACGGTCACCGAAGCCCGGCGCCTTGACGGCCGCGATCTTGAGGCCGCCGCGCAGCTTGTTGACGACCAGGGTCGCCAGCGCTTCGCCCTCGACGTCCTCGGCAATGATCAGCAGCGGCTTGCCGGACTGCACGACCGCCTCGAGCACCGGCAGCAGCGACTGCAGGCCGGAAAGCTTCTTCTCGTGGATCAGGATGTAGGGATCCTCGAGCTCGGCGCGCATCTTGTCGGCATTGGTGACGAAGTAGGGCGAGATGTAGCCGCGGTCGAACTGCATGCCCTCGACGACGTCGAGTTCGGTCGTCAGGCTCTTGGCCTCCTCGACCGTGATGACACCCTCGTTGCCGACCTTCTGCATCGCCTCGGCGAGGAAGCGGCCGATCTCGGTGTCGCCGTTGGCCGAAATGGTGCCGACCTGGGCGATCTCCTCGTTGGAGGTGACCTTCTTGGCGCGACCCTTGAGGTCGGTGACGATGGCGTCGACCGCGAGGTCGATGCCGCGCTTCAGGTCCATCGGGTTCATGCCGGCGGCGACCGCCTTGGCGCCCTCCTTGACGATCGCCTGGGCGAGCACGGTCGCGGTCGTGGTGCCGTCGCCGGCGAGGTCGTTGGTCTTCGAGGCCACTTCGCGCACCATCTGGGCGCCCATGTTCTCGAACTTGTCCTCGAGCTCGATCTCCTTGGCGACGGTGACGCCGTCCTTGGTGATGCGCGGGGCGCCGAACGACTTCTCGATCACGACGTTGCGGCCCTTCGGGCCGAGCGTGACCTTCACCGCGTTGGCGAGGATGTCGACGCCGCGCAGCATGCGGTCGCGCGCGTCGAGCGAGAATTTCACGTCCTTGGCAGCCATCTGACTAGCTCCTTCAATTCAGATCGTCGGGTGCGGGTTCAGGCGGCCTTCTTGGCCGAGGCGGTCGCCTCGATGACGCCCATGATGTCGCTCTCCTTCATGATCAGGAGATCCTGGCCGTCGATCTTGACCTCGGTGCCGGACCACTTGCCGAACAGAACCCGGTCGCCGACCTTGACGTCGAGGGGGACGAGCTTGCCGCTGTCGTCGCGGGCGCCGGAGCCGACGGCCACGATCTCACCCTCCTGCGGCTTCTCCTTCGCCGTATCCGGGATGATGATGCCGCCGGCGGTCTTCTGCTCGGCCTCGATGCGCTTGACGACGACGCGGTCGTGGAGCGGACGGAATGCCATGTGATGTCTCCTCCGAATGGAAAAGCTTCGGGATGAACGCTTCCCTTGATCGGGAGCGCGGCGCCGGTCCCGTTCGATCGACCCGGGAGCGGCGAACCACGCGAGCCGGAGTTAGGCGTGCGCGAAAACGGCTTCAAGGGGGAGATCGGAAAATTTTGGCACTCTCTTGTGGAGAGTGCCAGGCGCCTTGCGCAGCGGTGCCCGAGGAGCGCTCGGCGGCGGCGGCCCGATCGGGTCAGCGAGCGCGCGCCAGCCAGACCGTGTGGCCGGCGCAGTCCGGATCCTCGGCGACATGCATCACGACATCGAAGCCGTGGCGGTCTAGAAGGGCGCGGTACTCGCTCGGATCGAGACTGGCATGAAACAGCCGTTCGCCGTCGAGCGCGCCGATCGCTTCGCCTTCAGCGGGCCCGCTGGTGAACATGAGCGCAGCTCCGGGCGCGGCATGGCGCTGGAAGACGTCGAACATCCGCCGCTGGTCGTCGCCGCGCAGGTGAAAGAAGCTGTTCCAGGCGAGAATGCCGTTGAATCGCTCGATGAGGCGAAGGTCGCGCATGTCGGCGAAGATCCAGCGATGACCGGGAAAGCGTTCGCGGGCGCGATCGAGAAGGGCGGGCGAGGTATCGATCCCGGTCACAGCGAAGCCGCGCTCGATGAAATAGCGCGCGATCGGATCGGCGCCGCCGCAGCCGAGATCCAGGACGGCGCCCCCGTCCGGCAACAGCGCCCGGAAGCGGTCGAGCCAGACCCTTTCGAACAGGCTGCGGCCGCGACCGGCGTCCCAGGCGGCGCCGTGGTCGCGGTAGATCTCGATGATCCGATCGGCCAGGTCGTTCATGAAAAACCGCTCGCGGAAGGTCGCTCGACGGAGGTAGCAGCACTCTCAGAGGATTGCTGCTAAATCATTGAATTTACACAGAATTAATCAAAGCCGGCTTGAATTTTCGCGTGGCCCATTCACACTCTTCTTCGAGCACTGTCAAGGAGGGGCTCATGCGCGAAAGACAGGTTGATTCCGCATTCCAGCGTCAGCTCGAAGGCTACGGCCTCACCACCGCCCATATCCTCTACCGCCTGCCGGACCATCCCGCGATCCTGCAATCCTACCTCTGGCAAGAGTACGATCTGGCACCGAAATTCCCCGAACTGGAGCGCTTCCTCGATTTCTGGGAGCGCGAGCTCGCCGGGCCGATCCATTCGGTCGAAGTGGCTCACAAGAAACTTGTCGGCCCGAACGAATGGAAGTCGGTCGCCGGCGTCTATCGCCTGCATTGATGCACGAAGGGCAACGCCGACCGGCATGGCGGCCGTGCGCCGCTGCCGGACGGCGGGTGCTTTGACACCGGACGCCGCCCCGCTACAGTCCCGGCCGATAAGAGAAATCGCCGGGAGGAGGGCGGGCATGTCATTGAAGGTGGCGTTCATCGGGACGGGGCTCATGGGCGGGCCGATGGCGCGCAACATCGCGCGCGCCGGCATCCCGATCACGGTGTGGAATCGCAGCCGCGCCAAGGCCGAGGCGATCGCCGCCGACGGCGCGGTCGTCGCCGATACGATCGCCGAGGCGGTCGCGGACGCCGATGTCGTGATCACCATGCTCGCCGACGGGGCGACCGTGACGGAGGTCTATTTCGCGGGCGGGGCGGCCGAGGCGGCGCGGCCGGGCACGATCTTCGTCGACATGTCGTCGATCCCACCCTCGGTCGCGCGCGACCACGCCGCAAAGCTCGGCGACCTCGGCATCAGCCACATCGATGCGCCGGTCTCCGGCGGCACGGTCGGCGCGACGGAGGCCTCGCTCGCGATCATGGCCGGCGGCGAGGCGGCGGCGATCGCTCGCGTGCGGCCGGTGTTCGAAGCCATGGGACGCGTGGTGCGCGTCGGGCCGCATGGCGCCGGGCAGCTGTCGAAGCTCGCCAATCAGGCGATCGTCGCCGTGACGATCGGCGCGGTCGCCGAAGGGCTCATGCTGGCGGCGGCCGGCGGGGCGGATCCGGCCGCTGTGCGCGACGCGATCCGCGGCGGCTATGCCGAGAGCCGGATCCTGGAGATCCACGGCGGCCGCATGGTCCAGCGCAATTTCGTGCCGGGCGGGCCGTCGAAGTTC
This genomic interval carries:
- a CDS encoding class I SAM-dependent methyltransferase, producing MNDLADRIIEIYRDHGAAWDAGRGRSLFERVWLDRFRALLPDGGAVLDLGCGGADPIARYFIERGFAVTGIDTSPALLDRARERFPGHRWIFADMRDLRLIERFNGILAWNSFFHLRGDDQRRMFDVFQRHAAPGAALMFTSGPAEGEAIGALDGERLFHASLDPSEYRALLDRHGFDVVMHVAEDPDCAGHTVWLARAR
- the groES gene encoding co-chaperone GroES, with product MAFRPLHDRVVVKRIEAEQKTAGGIIIPDTAKEKPQEGEIVAVGSGARDDSGKLVPLDVKVGDRVLFGKWSGTEVKIDGQDLLIMKESDIMGVIEATASAKKAA
- a CDS encoding NAD(P)-dependent oxidoreductase produces the protein MSLKVAFIGTGLMGGPMARNIARAGIPITVWNRSRAKAEAIAADGAVVADTIAEAVADADVVITMLADGATVTEVYFAGGAAEAARPGTIFVDMSSIPPSVARDHAAKLGDLGISHIDAPVSGGTVGATEASLAIMAGGEAAAIARVRPVFEAMGRVVRVGPHGAGQLSKLANQAIVAVTIGAVAEGLMLAAAGGADPAAVRDAIRGGYAESRILEIHGGRMVQRNFVPGGPSKFQLKDLNTILDAAAESGIDLPLTRNVRDRFARLVGELGGADYDHSALLLELEALNAPHRVGGAPDKLPG
- the groL gene encoding chaperonin GroEL (60 kDa chaperone family; promotes refolding of misfolded polypeptides especially under stressful conditions; forms two stacked rings of heptamers to form a barrel-shaped 14mer; ends can be capped by GroES; misfolded proteins enter the barrel where they are refolded when GroES binds) — protein: MAAKDVKFSLDARDRMLRGVDILANAVKVTLGPKGRNVVIEKSFGAPRITKDGVTVAKEIELEDKFENMGAQMVREVASKTNDLAGDGTTTATVLAQAIVKEGAKAVAAGMNPMDLKRGIDLAVDAIVTDLKGRAKKVTSNEEIAQVGTISANGDTEIGRFLAEAMQKVGNEGVITVEEAKSLTTELDVVEGMQFDRGYISPYFVTNADKMRAELEDPYILIHEKKLSGLQSLLPVLEAVVQSGKPLLIIAEDVEGEALATLVVNKLRGGLKIAAVKAPGFGDRRKAMLEDIAILTNGQVISEDLGIKLENVTIDMLGRAKRVMIEKENTTIVDGAGSKKEIDARVAQIRAQIEETTSDYDREKLQERLAKLAGGVAVIRVGGATEVEVKEKKDRVDDAMHATRAAVEEGVLPGGGVALLRSLKVLDGIQVANSDQKTGVDIVRRAIQAPARQIASNAGADGSIVVGKILENGADAFGWNAQSGEYGDMYQFGVIDPAKVVRTALQDAASVSGLLITTEAMIAEKPKKDAAPAMPGGGMGGMDF
- a CDS encoding usg protein, whose protein sequence is MRERQVDSAFQRQLEGYGLTTAHILYRLPDHPAILQSYLWQEYDLAPKFPELERFLDFWERELAGPIHSVEVAHKKLVGPNEWKSVAGVYRLH